From one Macellibacteroides fermentans genomic stretch:
- the rplU gene encoding 50S ribosomal protein L21, with amino-acid sequence MYVIVEINGQQFKAEEGKKLFVHHIQNVEGGAVVEFDKVLLVDNNGDVKVGLPTVEGAKVVCEVLSPLVKGDKVLIFHKKRRKGYRKLNGHRQQFTEVSVKEIVA; translated from the coding sequence ATGTACGTAATCGTAGAAATTAACGGTCAGCAGTTTAAAGCCGAAGAAGGCAAAAAATTGTTTGTTCACCACATTCAGAATGTTGAAGGTGGAGCAGTTGTTGAGTTTGACAAAGTTTTGTTGGTCGACAACAATGGTGATGTAAAAGTAGGTCTTCCTACTGTAGAGGGAGCAAAGGTTGTTTGCGAAGTTCTTTCTCCGCTTGTAAAGGGTGACAAAGTTCTGATTTTCCACAAGAAAAGAAGAAAAGGTTACCGTAAGTTGAACGGTCACCGTCAGCAGTTCACTGAAGTGAGTGTTAAAGAAATTGTTGCATAA